A genomic region of Candidatus Melainabacteria bacterium contains the following coding sequences:
- a CDS encoding PAS domain S-box protein: MNLTLSQKGLMLVAVPLIFELAFVATLFFQLRGFGRELAAERLDRDVLTTVNLELTCLLQAAGAMAMFQVHREDRYKQQYQRALDDLKHYRAELEDKIKFDQSEDLKVFAQATDAVVAALDETDDLVNSGDRIDRMRSMIKADKLLRRMDRAGNIVIKRCLANNELQRKREQKSRDAMEWLILISALLSSILALVLARYFNHGTSRRLNVLLDNTYKLAMEKPLQPPLQGKDEIAIIDGGFHRMAESLIEARVKEQALTQNARDVICSLDERGKFTKMNQAVKEVWGYDDDELMGRTIISLVEPAQVEQARTALEDAISGKSTAPFELRMRRKDQTTCDMSWSAQWSKSDRSLFCVAHDISERKKLERMKQEVVAMVSHDLRSPLTSIQAMFDLLEAGVLGELNEKGEDKIRRSSASLNRLISMINDLLDMEKLESGMFELQLSDVPFSTLASHAREAIQTSAEQKKIDVQITDSNTNIYCDGDRIVRVLINFLSNAIKFSPENSTIKMQISPLEDSTKIEVIDQGKGIPADQLETVFERFKQVERADETTKGGSGLGLAICKAIVDAHHGSIGASSQIGQGSTFWISLPNKK, translated from the coding sequence TTGAATCTTACGTTGTCTCAAAAAGGACTGATGCTGGTGGCGGTGCCGCTTATCTTCGAACTGGCATTTGTGGCGACACTTTTCTTTCAGCTGCGTGGATTTGGCAGAGAACTAGCCGCAGAGCGCCTTGACCGCGACGTTTTGACGACCGTAAATTTAGAGCTGACGTGTTTGCTGCAAGCAGCAGGAGCGATGGCCATGTTTCAGGTGCATCGCGAAGACAGGTACAAACAGCAGTACCAGAGAGCTCTCGACGATCTGAAACATTATCGCGCCGAACTGGAAGATAAAATCAAGTTCGATCAAAGTGAAGATCTTAAGGTATTCGCTCAGGCCACTGATGCAGTAGTGGCAGCACTCGATGAGACTGATGACCTGGTCAATTCAGGTGATCGGATCGATCGCATGCGCAGCATGATCAAAGCGGACAAACTGCTGCGCCGCATGGACCGAGCCGGAAACATTGTCATTAAAAGATGTCTCGCTAACAACGAGTTGCAGCGCAAACGAGAGCAGAAAAGCCGGGATGCAATGGAATGGCTGATTCTGATAAGTGCGCTACTGAGTTCCATTCTCGCCTTAGTACTGGCACGCTATTTCAACCACGGCACTTCACGGCGCTTGAATGTGCTTCTCGATAACACCTACAAATTGGCTATGGAAAAACCCTTGCAGCCACCACTTCAAGGCAAAGATGAAATTGCCATCATAGATGGTGGCTTCCACAGAATGGCAGAATCGCTGATAGAGGCCCGTGTTAAGGAGCAAGCACTGACTCAAAATGCCCGCGACGTGATCTGCTCTCTCGATGAGCGCGGCAAATTCACCAAGATGAATCAAGCGGTGAAAGAAGTCTGGGGCTACGATGATGATGAATTGATGGGAAGAACAATAATTTCTCTCGTCGAGCCTGCCCAAGTAGAGCAAGCAAGAACCGCACTGGAAGACGCGATCTCGGGCAAATCAACAGCTCCTTTCGAGCTGCGCATGCGACGCAAAGATCAAACTACATGCGACATGTCCTGGTCAGCTCAATGGTCAAAATCTGACAGATCACTTTTCTGCGTTGCCCATGATATTTCCGAACGAAAGAAATTGGAACGCATGAAGCAGGAAGTAGTGGCAATGGTCAGTCACGATCTGCGCTCCCCCCTGACATCAATTCAAGCCATGTTCGATTTGCTGGAAGCAGGCGTTCTTGGTGAACTCAACGAAAAGGGCGAAGACAAAATTCGCCGTTCCAGCGCTTCCCTGAATCGGTTGATCTCCATGATCAACGATCTGCTGGACATGGAGAAACTGGAATCAGGAATGTTCGAACTGCAACTCTCGGACGTCCCATTTTCTACACTGGCTTCTCACGCGCGTGAGGCCATACAAACCTCGGCAGAACAGAAAAAAATCGATGTGCAAATCACTGACTCGAACACAAACATTTACTGTGACGGTGACAGAATCGTGCGTGTACTGATTAATTTTTTATCGAATGCAATCAAGTTTTCGCCCGAAAACTCCACAATTAAAATGCAAATTTCGCCGCTGGAAGATTCGACCAAAATCGAGGTAATCGACCAGGGCAAAGGCATTCCAGCTGATCAGCTGGAAACTGTTTTTGAAAGGTTCAAGCAAGTTGAACGTGCTGATGAGACAACAAAAGGTGGCTCGGGTCTGGGTCTGGCAATCTGCAAAGCGATAGTGGACGCCCACCACGGCAGCATTGGAGCATCAAGCCAGATCGGGCAAGGCAGCACGTTCTGGATCAGCTTGCCTAACAAAAAGTAG
- a CDS encoding quinone oxidoreductase, which yields MKGIVIERNGGPDVMELTELSLQKPGPGQARVKVIAAGLNFIDIYQRRGDYPVKLPYTPGLEGAGIVEEVAADVTAVKPGDRVAYTSQPGAYAEASLVKADSLIPLPESFSFEQGAAFPLQGMTAHYLINEYRRIKPGNDVLIHAAAGGMGLLLVQWAKHLGARVFGTVSSEEKAQAAKEAGADEIIFYNKENFAEATKRLTNEKGVELIIDGVGKSTFAKNLEAAARRGTVVIFGSASGPAEPIAPNSLQAKSLTVAGGSLFNYLLDREELLYRANDVLKGIQEGWLKLRIDNVLPLAQAQDAHTLLENRKSIGKIILRSDN from the coding sequence ATGAAAGGCATTGTTATTGAAAGAAACGGCGGTCCAGACGTTATGGAATTGACCGAGCTATCGCTGCAGAAACCCGGTCCTGGGCAGGCAAGAGTTAAGGTTATAGCCGCGGGTCTGAATTTCATCGACATTTATCAACGTCGCGGCGATTATCCAGTCAAGCTGCCCTACACTCCAGGTCTGGAAGGCGCGGGCATAGTCGAAGAAGTGGCAGCCGACGTTACCGCAGTCAAGCCGGGCGACCGGGTAGCCTACACATCACAGCCGGGAGCCTACGCCGAAGCAAGCCTGGTCAAGGCCGACAGCCTGATTCCTTTGCCGGAAAGTTTCTCTTTCGAGCAAGGAGCAGCTTTCCCCTTGCAAGGAATGACCGCCCACTATCTGATCAATGAATATCGCCGCATCAAGCCGGGCAATGACGTTCTCATTCACGCCGCTGCCGGCGGCATGGGTCTTTTACTGGTGCAGTGGGCCAAACATCTGGGCGCTCGAGTTTTCGGAACCGTCTCCAGTGAAGAAAAGGCACAGGCAGCAAAAGAAGCTGGCGCCGACGAAATCATTTTCTACAACAAAGAAAACTTCGCCGAGGCGACTAAACGACTGACAAATGAGAAAGGTGTTGAACTGATTATCGACGGTGTCGGCAAAAGCACCTTTGCCAAAAATCTAGAGGCTGCGGCCAGACGTGGCACAGTAGTTATTTTCGGCTCAGCCAGCGGACCAGCTGAACCAATCGCACCCAACAGCTTGCAAGCCAAATCGCTCACCGTAGCTGGTGGCTCACTGTTCAACTATCTGCTCGACAGAGAAGAACTTCTCTATCGTGCTAATGACGTGCTCAAAGGTATTCAAGAAGGTTGGCTGAAATTACGCATCGACAACGTATTGCCGCTTGCACAGGCGCAAGACGCACACACTCTGCTCGAGAATCGAAAGTCAATCGGCAAAATCATTCTTCGGTCTGATAACTAA
- the proB gene encoding glutamate 5-kinase: protein MPQLTRNELIQRSRRVVVKLGTAVLMRDEGGIALSRFYAFVEGLAALKKSGREVLLVTSGAVGLGAQKLGFSSKPKLLPQKQACAAVGQGRLMALYSDAFDRLGITAAQILLTEEDFSNRQRYLNLRSTIAELVSMGAIPVFNENDTVSTAEIEPLRNSADFKVNFGDNDKLSALVASKIDADLLVILTDVEGLYTADPRSDQGADLISVVENITPEIEALASGEKSKVGRGGMKTKLAAARVATQSGCATIIAGGKIPNVIEKIFAGEELGTIFLPHAMRSGKEKWIAFATTVKAALVINKGAQEALLKKKASLLPAGVTEVRGAFDRGDVVSVLDESGCEFARGIVNYSSAEAKKISGMHSDHIDEVIESRNYDALITRDNIAFLEA from the coding sequence ATGCCGCAACTGACCCGAAATGAATTAATCCAGCGTTCTCGCAGGGTGGTTGTCAAGCTCGGAACAGCGGTTCTGATGCGGGACGAGGGCGGTATTGCGTTAAGCCGTTTTTATGCATTTGTTGAAGGACTGGCGGCACTAAAAAAGAGCGGCCGCGAAGTTTTACTGGTCACTTCAGGGGCAGTAGGACTGGGAGCGCAAAAACTCGGCTTCAGCAGCAAACCCAAACTGCTACCGCAAAAACAGGCCTGTGCGGCAGTCGGACAGGGCCGACTGATGGCTCTCTACAGCGACGCCTTCGATCGTCTGGGCATCACAGCCGCTCAAATTTTGCTCACAGAAGAAGACTTTTCCAATCGCCAGCGTTATCTGAACTTGAGAAGCACGATAGCGGAGCTGGTCTCCATGGGCGCGATTCCAGTTTTCAATGAAAACGACACGGTGTCGACAGCAGAAATAGAACCGCTGCGAAACTCGGCCGACTTCAAAGTCAACTTCGGAGACAACGATAAACTCTCAGCGCTGGTGGCAAGCAAAATCGACGCCGATTTGCTGGTCATTTTGACTGATGTAGAGGGCTTATACACAGCCGATCCGCGCTCTGACCAGGGCGCTGATCTGATTTCAGTCGTAGAGAATATAACGCCCGAAATCGAAGCGCTGGCATCAGGTGAAAAATCCAAAGTGGGCCGCGGTGGAATGAAAACAAAGCTAGCCGCAGCACGGGTTGCTACTCAATCGGGATGCGCCACCATCATCGCCGGCGGCAAAATTCCAAACGTTATTGAAAAGATATTTGCCGGCGAAGAGCTTGGCACTATCTTCCTCCCTCACGCCATGAGGAGCGGTAAAGAGAAGTGGATTGCATTTGCAACGACAGTCAAAGCAGCACTCGTGATCAACAAAGGTGCGCAAGAAGCTTTGCTGAAGAAAAAAGCTAGCTTGCTTCCAGCCGGAGTGACTGAAGTAAGAGGCGCCTTCGACAGAGGAGATGTTGTCAGCGTTCTGGACGAGTCTGGTTGCGAATTTGCTCGCGGCATTGTCAACTACTCAAGCGCTGAAGCAAAGAAAATCTCCGGCATGCACTCGGATCACATTGATGAAGTTATCGAAAGCAGAAACTATGATGCGTTGATAACCCGTGATAATATCGCTTTTCTGGAAGCCTAA
- a CDS encoding glutamate-5-semialdehyde dehydrogenase: MMGSTSCKQASVLELAQRAKTAANTLAGITASQRNLALNSIAESIGANVKDILEANKADLKAAEILLAEGKISQTLVDRLKLDENKLSSVLKGIQQLSKMADPLGKIDLDRELDTNLELQRVTCPIGLIAVIFEARPDALPQIASLCLKSGNAIILKGGAEAEHSNRALFACLKKAAVTAGLPGDSLVLLETRSDVNELLKADRFVDLVIPRGSNALVRFIQDNTRIPVLGHAEGVCHIYVDDSADTEKAVSIIRDAKVQYPSACNAVETILIHQNIAPQVMPVLARALTEQKVSMRCDPLSLKLAGAETLTSPARKEDWGTEYGELILAVKVVKDIDEAIEHINRYGSGHTETMIGSDQKRFDKFFAQVNSAGVYYNASTRFADGYRYGFGAEVGISTAKQHPRGPVGIEGLVTYKYKLVGDGHIVADYVGSNAKQFTHTDLNEQQKQEKK; this comes from the coding sequence ATGATGGGATCAACATCCTGCAAACAGGCTTCGGTCCTCGAACTGGCGCAGCGAGCAAAAACTGCCGCAAACACATTGGCTGGAATCACAGCCAGTCAACGCAATCTGGCTCTCAATTCTATTGCCGAGTCCATCGGCGCAAATGTAAAGGACATTCTGGAAGCCAACAAAGCAGATCTGAAAGCGGCAGAGATTCTTCTTGCCGAAGGCAAGATTTCTCAAACACTCGTTGATCGTTTGAAGCTCGACGAAAACAAGCTTTCTTCAGTGCTCAAGGGCATTCAGCAGCTCTCGAAAATGGCTGATCCCCTGGGAAAAATAGATCTCGATCGCGAACTTGATACAAATCTGGAACTGCAACGTGTGACGTGCCCGATCGGTCTGATTGCAGTTATCTTTGAAGCTCGCCCAGACGCGCTGCCGCAAATTGCCTCACTCTGCCTCAAGAGCGGCAACGCGATCATTTTAAAAGGTGGTGCCGAGGCGGAGCACTCCAACCGAGCTCTCTTCGCATGCCTGAAGAAAGCCGCTGTCACTGCCGGCTTGCCGGGTGACAGCCTGGTTCTTTTAGAAACGAGATCTGATGTGAATGAGTTGCTCAAAGCTGATCGTTTCGTCGACCTGGTCATCCCCAGAGGTTCCAACGCGCTGGTTCGTTTTATTCAGGACAATACTCGCATTCCGGTTCTCGGGCACGCGGAAGGAGTATGCCATATCTACGTTGACGACTCGGCCGACACCGAAAAGGCGGTCTCGATAATACGCGATGCGAAAGTACAATACCCTTCAGCATGCAATGCGGTTGAGACAATTTTGATTCACCAGAACATAGCACCACAAGTGATGCCGGTCCTGGCCAGGGCTCTGACTGAGCAGAAAGTCAGTATGCGCTGCGACCCGCTTTCACTGAAACTGGCAGGAGCTGAAACACTCACATCCCCGGCCAGAAAAGAAGACTGGGGCACCGAATACGGTGAGCTTATCCTCGCCGTCAAAGTTGTAAAAGACATAGACGAAGCTATCGAACACATCAATCGATACGGCTCGGGTCACACCGAAACGATGATCGGGTCAGATCAAAAAAGATTCGACAAGTTCTTCGCCCAGGTCAATTCTGCTGGAGTTTACTACAACGCCTCCACACGTTTCGCAGACGGCTATAGATACGGATTTGGAGCAGAGGTGGGAATAAGCACTGCTAAACAGCACCCACGCGGTCCGGTTGGCATAGAAGGTCTGGTTACTTACAAGTACAAACTGGTTGGCGATGGACACATTGTCGCTGACTACGTTGGCAGTAACGCTAAGCAATTTACACACACAGATTTGAACGAACAACAGAAACAGGAAAAGAAGTAA
- the proC gene encoding pyrroline-5-carboxylate reductase: MLKGKKLGVVGVGKLGEALISGLLKQSDLDVCDITGSVHHEASIERVKDRLGIETTLDNRALAKGKDIILIAVKPQNMDKVLREIGEHLTSDQLLISVAASVTTSFVEERLPKPIPVVRAMPNTPSIMNAGMTGLCVGRHAKPEHKEISEAIFDCVGKTVFVDENLMDGVTALSASGPAYLYVVIESLAEAGVKMGLSREVSTLLAAQTMYGASRMVLESKAHPALLKDMVTTPAGCTIDGLMELEEGKLRVTLIKAVVKASERARELVNYQNSAK, from the coding sequence ATGCTGAAGGGTAAGAAACTTGGTGTCGTCGGCGTCGGGAAACTGGGCGAAGCTCTGATTTCAGGACTGCTCAAACAAAGCGATTTAGACGTTTGTGATATCACAGGCAGTGTGCATCACGAAGCCTCGATCGAGCGGGTAAAAGATCGACTGGGCATCGAAACGACGCTGGACAATAGGGCGCTGGCTAAAGGCAAAGACATTATTCTGATTGCCGTTAAACCACAGAATATGGATAAGGTTTTGCGAGAAATAGGCGAGCACCTGACCTCTGACCAACTGCTGATTTCGGTCGCCGCCTCGGTCACTACATCCTTCGTCGAAGAACGTTTGCCCAAGCCGATTCCGGTTGTTCGCGCCATGCCCAACACACCCAGTATCATGAACGCAGGTATGACCGGGCTTTGCGTTGGACGTCATGCGAAACCGGAGCACAAGGAAATATCCGAAGCAATTTTCGACTGCGTCGGTAAAACCGTTTTCGTAGACGAGAATCTTATGGATGGTGTGACAGCCCTGTCAGCAAGCGGACCGGCATACCTTTACGTTGTCATTGAATCGCTGGCTGAGGCAGGCGTTAAGATGGGTCTTTCCAGGGAAGTGTCGACATTGCTTGCAGCCCAAACCATGTACGGGGCATCACGAATGGTGCTGGAGTCGAAAGCACATCCAGCTCTCCTCAAAGACATGGTGACAACACCAGCAGGCTGCACAATCGACGGGCTGATGGAACTGGAAGAAGGAAAACTGAGAGTCACCTTGATCAAAGCCGTCGTCAAAGCATCCGAGCGCGCTCGAGAACTGGTCAACTATCAAAATTCGGCTAAATAG
- a CDS encoding diguanylate cyclase — protein sequence MPLYDSLSTSQVFRLPKMNSVPTTDDLRYAIAEGQKRIGKTIELPFEHPSNHQMFVVKLVLSVGNKNPPAWTLLRGDGPNAARLWNRNSEDVLMVQNKIKIDTQYVPQDGETETVIPSQPMSLQVNIGGGSDIDNPLAPGAVASPESVAAPAANTFFAQSQQQAINAFQAPPQIAPAFGENWADGLVQPPVFNPNASKTNMPALHPGTAQPVASSPKPAAPLPNDQVPVVDEVPAASQAAPTAPAHQHPQQPQASAPAPVVAPEPTAPRVPLPPPIKLDVTLIDRVGSGLIDPNTTLHSFATFVYFLFREQALYKRARTPFAVVVFEVALRIGYENVALPAVALPTIIERINTVATEFDIVTHLSGGEFAAIVPGLDSAAVSSWAQTLHTALTSEPLSSSSRNESVLAAIGMATMPQTCDDPEVLIAAARQAKETAKTMTTPILLFPS from the coding sequence ATGCCTTTATACGATTCCTTGAGCACTTCACAAGTTTTTCGGTTGCCGAAAATGAATTCGGTGCCGACAACTGATGACTTGCGTTACGCAATCGCTGAAGGGCAAAAACGGATCGGCAAGACGATTGAGTTACCTTTTGAACATCCGAGCAACCATCAAATGTTTGTTGTGAAGCTCGTTTTGTCGGTCGGCAACAAAAATCCCCCAGCCTGGACCTTGTTGAGAGGCGATGGACCAAACGCAGCCAGGTTGTGGAATCGCAACTCTGAAGATGTGTTGATGGTGCAGAACAAAATTAAGATCGATACTCAATATGTTCCGCAAGATGGTGAAACCGAGACGGTAATACCGTCTCAGCCCATGTCTTTGCAGGTCAACATCGGCGGCGGCTCTGACATAGACAATCCACTTGCTCCGGGCGCCGTCGCTTCACCTGAGAGCGTAGCTGCGCCGGCTGCCAACACTTTCTTTGCTCAATCTCAACAACAGGCAATCAATGCCTTTCAGGCGCCACCGCAGATAGCACCAGCTTTTGGTGAGAACTGGGCCGATGGGCTGGTTCAACCTCCGGTTTTCAATCCGAATGCATCCAAAACCAATATGCCGGCGTTGCATCCAGGCACGGCTCAGCCCGTTGCCAGCTCACCGAAGCCGGCAGCTCCCCTGCCGAATGATCAGGTTCCGGTTGTCGATGAGGTCCCGGCCGCCTCTCAAGCAGCCCCGACCGCACCAGCCCACCAGCATCCACAGCAGCCACAGGCTAGCGCACCTGCTCCTGTCGTTGCTCCGGAGCCGACCGCTCCAAGGGTTCCACTGCCTCCGCCAATCAAGCTGGATGTGACTCTGATCGACAGGGTCGGCTCGGGCTTGATCGACCCGAACACCACTTTGCACTCTTTTGCGACATTCGTCTATTTCTTGTTCAGAGAGCAGGCGCTCTATAAACGCGCCAGGACGCCGTTTGCAGTCGTTGTGTTCGAGGTCGCTTTGCGAATTGGTTATGAGAACGTCGCTTTACCGGCTGTCGCTCTGCCGACTATTATCGAGCGTATCAATACAGTGGCAACCGAGTTCGATATCGTCACTCATCTGAGCGGCGGTGAATTCGCTGCAATAGTACCGGGTCTGGATAGTGCTGCAGTCTCGTCTTGGGCTCAGACCTTGCATACTGCCTTAACGAGTGAACCGTTGTCGTCAAGCAGTCGCAATGAGAGTGTGCTTGCCGCTATAGGGATGGCGACGATGCCGCAGACTTGCGACGATCCGGAAGTTTTGATTGCGGCGGCTCGTCAGGCTAAAGAGACAGCGAAGACGATGACGACGCCGATTTTGCTCTTCCCTTCTTAA
- a CDS encoding serine/threonine protein kinase, translating to MTSESEHNQKPAPKGSDPLIGTLFADRYQIMDRLGRGGASCLYKAKHTLMDRLVALKVLTASDVPTLKRFQLEAKLVSSLNHHNIVTVFDFGVSSKGQPYLVMDFLEGSNLRDEIKNEKRLDLIRSTWIFCQACDALNYAHKRELIHRDLKPSNFMLVDEEQQDDVVKLVDFGIAKHLGIASTEAGQLTKPGQLLGDPAYMSPEQCTGKRLDARSDIYSLGCVMYETLTGKPPLLGNDILETIQKHISEQPRSFASVDPQLISIPEQIENIVLKCLRPDPDERYQSILELWTDLELFRNTLRPAKNATQTCIPAMKVGEISSGPLRTISVNKESKETRFPLQTLIALVSLVVAGLSMAYFFYSREHTSSAPAKTADWKELNDKGEEEFDRAHYPAARRFFKEACTAAEEFDSEDPRYATSLNNLGNVYFKEDFYPEAERSLKKALAIRQEIFGKTGLPVADSMNDLAMVYFAEDKIAQAEPLLNKAMAIRKASAGVDSLEYADSLKAMAALYNKTGRIDQALKLLQTALSIRKEQLGSGSSEVADAENSLAMDYQIKGDLNRARSLYKDAQAILVKTLGADHPMVADSLVGLGSIAFLQNQFDQSEQLFNQALKIRQQSLGYRNLRTGEILSCLAVLKDAEGKTAESAPLFKQALEIKEVALGPDNPEVARTMKMYAQELRKLGKNEEAAKLETRIKEIESGKS from the coding sequence GTGACGTCCGAGTCGGAACATAACCAGAAACCTGCGCCAAAAGGCTCTGACCCTTTGATAGGGACGTTGTTCGCAGACCGTTATCAAATCATGGACAGGCTGGGACGCGGCGGTGCCAGCTGCCTTTATAAAGCCAAACATACTTTGATGGACCGCCTGGTGGCTCTGAAAGTTTTGACTGCTTCTGATGTTCCGACACTGAAGCGATTTCAGCTGGAAGCAAAGCTTGTAAGCAGCTTGAATCACCACAATATCGTCACCGTCTTTGATTTTGGAGTGTCATCTAAAGGGCAACCATATCTGGTGATGGATTTCTTGGAAGGCAGCAACCTCAGGGATGAGATCAAGAATGAGAAACGACTTGATCTGATTCGTTCTACCTGGATATTTTGCCAGGCCTGCGATGCCCTCAATTACGCCCATAAACGAGAGCTGATTCATCGCGATTTGAAGCCGAGTAATTTTATGCTCGTTGACGAAGAGCAGCAAGACGATGTTGTTAAATTGGTTGATTTCGGCATTGCTAAACATCTGGGTATTGCCTCAACCGAGGCGGGGCAGTTGACTAAACCCGGGCAGCTTCTCGGCGACCCTGCCTATATGAGTCCGGAGCAGTGCACGGGCAAACGGCTGGATGCTCGTTCTGATATTTATTCTCTCGGCTGTGTCATGTACGAGACCCTGACCGGCAAACCGCCGTTGCTGGGCAATGACATTTTAGAAACTATTCAAAAGCACATCAGTGAGCAGCCCCGTTCTTTTGCCAGTGTCGATCCCCAGCTTATTTCCATTCCCGAGCAAATCGAGAATATCGTCTTAAAATGCTTGCGCCCGGACCCCGACGAGCGTTATCAATCGATTCTAGAGCTCTGGACAGATCTCGAGCTGTTCAGAAACACTCTGCGCCCGGCTAAGAACGCTACTCAAACCTGCATTCCCGCTATGAAGGTGGGTGAGATATCGTCTGGACCTTTGCGCACCATTTCTGTAAACAAAGAATCAAAGGAAACGAGATTTCCACTACAAACGCTGATTGCCCTGGTATCGCTTGTAGTGGCAGGGCTTTCCATGGCGTACTTCTTCTATTCTCGCGAGCATACCAGTTCAGCACCAGCAAAGACCGCCGACTGGAAAGAGTTGAATGACAAAGGTGAGGAGGAGTTCGATCGTGCTCACTACCCGGCAGCTCGCAGATTTTTCAAAGAAGCCTGCACAGCCGCAGAAGAATTCGACAGCGAAGATCCTCGCTATGCCACGAGTTTGAATAATCTGGGCAATGTCTACTTTAAGGAAGATTTTTATCCTGAGGCAGAGCGGTCTTTGAAGAAGGCACTGGCTATTCGTCAAGAAATTTTCGGTAAAACTGGACTGCCTGTCGCCGACAGCATGAACGATCTGGCTATGGTCTATTTCGCGGAAGACAAAATTGCCCAGGCTGAGCCCTTGCTGAACAAAGCGATGGCGATTCGGAAAGCGAGTGCGGGCGTCGATTCACTTGAATATGCCGACAGTTTGAAAGCGATGGCTGCCCTGTACAACAAGACAGGGCGAATCGACCAGGCCCTGAAGTTGTTGCAGACGGCTCTGTCGATTCGGAAGGAGCAGTTAGGAAGCGGTAGTTCTGAAGTTGCTGATGCTGAAAATAGTCTCGCTATGGATTACCAGATCAAAGGCGATTTGAATCGTGCTCGCTCTTTGTACAAAGATGCACAGGCGATTCTTGTAAAGACACTTGGTGCTGACCACCCGATGGTTGCCGATAGTCTGGTTGGGCTGGGTAGTATTGCCTTCTTGCAGAATCAGTTCGATCAGTCTGAGCAGCTTTTCAATCAAGCCTTGAAGATCAGGCAGCAGTCTCTGGGATATCGAAATCTGCGCACAGGGGAAATACTTTCCTGTCTCGCCGTTCTTAAAGATGCTGAGGGAAAAACAGCTGAGTCCGCGCCTCTTTTCAAGCAGGCTCTTGAGATCAAAGAAGTGGCGCTTGGACCGGATAATCCTGAAGTGGCCAGAACTATGAAGATGTACGCTCAGGAATTGCGCAAACTCGGCAAAAACGAGGAAGCAGCCAAACTGGAGACACGCATCAAGGAAATCGAGTCGGGAAAATCTTGA
- a CDS encoding tetratricopeptide repeat protein produces MWERYNLSGQQSMSAGRAADAEQAFRLALQEAEKLGSWDPKVAVSCVNLANCLRAQGRFAEAEELYKKAITVKDKAFGPLHKELIPVLENYSKMLRAAGRAAEADKMDKQAKAIFVRP; encoded by the coding sequence ATGTGGGAACGATACAACTTGTCAGGGCAACAATCTATGTCTGCGGGGCGCGCCGCCGACGCTGAACAAGCATTCCGATTGGCTTTACAAGAAGCAGAGAAGCTGGGTTCGTGGGACCCGAAAGTTGCAGTCAGTTGCGTAAACCTGGCTAACTGCTTAAGGGCTCAAGGCCGCTTCGCAGAAGCAGAGGAACTTTACAAGAAGGCAATTACTGTCAAGGACAAAGCATTCGGGCCTTTGCATAAAGAATTGATCCCGGTGCTTGAGAACTACTCTAAAATGCTGCGTGCAGCCGGGCGAGCAGCTGAAGCCGACAAAATGGACAAACAAGCAAAAGCAATTTTTGTCAGACCATAA